In Actinomycetota bacterium, the sequence CATAGGAGAAATCTATCTGATATTAGAAGAGGAGAGTTTGAAGAATTAAATGAAAAGATGAAAACTTTAGAGTGGAAACCAGATTTTGGTCCAGAAAAGCCTCATCCTACAGCTGGTGCAACAGTTGTAGGTGCAAGAGTACCACTTATTGCTTTTAATGTAAATCTAAATACAAGAGATGTCAGTATTGCAAAAATGATTGCTAGAGCGATCAGGGAAAAAGACTTTGGTTTTCCTTATGTTAAAGCTTTAGGTCTAAAATTAAAGGATAAAGGTTTAACTCAGGTTTCTATGAATTTAACCAATTACAAAGTGACACCAGTTTATAAAGTCTTTGATAAAATAGTAGAACTTGCTAAAGAAAATGGAGTAGAGATATTAGAAAGTGAATTAATTGGACTTATCCCTATTGATGCTATTTCACAAACAGTATCTCATTATTTGAAATTACCAGATTTTAAATCAGATAGAATATTAGAATATAAAATCTTTAAAGATTGAAAGGTGAGAGGTAATTTGAAAAAAGAGTGTGATCTTTTGATAAGAAATATTGGACAGCTTTTAACTTTGGCTGGAGATACTCCAAAAAGGGGAGAAGAGATGTCCAATTTAGCAATTATTGAAAATGCTGCTATTGCATCAAAAAATGGAGAAATAGTAGCTGTTGGAAGAGAAGATAAGATAATAGAAGAAATTAATCTTTTAAAGGATTCAAAAGAGATAGATGCCAATCACAAAGTTGTAACTCCTGGTCTAATTGATTGTCATACACATTTGGTATTTTCTGGGAGCAGGGAAGATGAGTTTTATCTTCGTATTGAAGGTAAAAATTATTTAAATATTTTAAAAGGTGGAGGTGGAATTCTAAGCACGGTAGATAAAGTGAGGAAAGCAAGTTTTGAAAATTTAATTAAAAATGGGATTAAGGTTTTAAATAACATGCTTTCATTTGGAACAACTACTGTAGAGATTAAAAGTGGATATGGATTATCAATCAAGGACGAAATAAAGATTTTAGAAGTTATAAAAAAACTAAATGAGGAACATCCTATTGAAATAGTATCTACATTTTTAGGCGCTCACGCTTTTCCTGAAGAATACAAAAATAAAGAGGAAGATTATGTCAACTTGATAATTGAGGAAATGTTAC encodes:
- the ftcD gene encoding glutamate formimidoyltransferase, with amino-acid sequence MSKLVECIPNVSEGRRKNIIEALRDEIISVKGIKLLDYSSDIDHNRSVFTFVGSPEKVLKAAYKLASKSLELIDLNKHKGEHPRIGAIDVIPFVPIKDVTMNECVLLAIGLGRRLGENLNLPVYLYEEAASAPHRRNLSDIRRGEFEELNEKMKTLEWKPDFGPEKPHPTAGATVVGARVPLIAFNVNLNTRDVSIAKMIARAIREKDFGFPYVKALGLKLKDKGLTQVSMNLTNYKVTPVYKVFDKIVELAKENGVEILESELIGLIPIDAISQTVSHYLKLPDFKSDRILEYKIFKD